A window of Roseovarius sp. THAF27 contains these coding sequences:
- a CDS encoding glutathione peroxidase, translated as MRFLLGFLATVFALPALALDLQSTFTNIDGGTHRLSDWQGQPVLVVNTASMCGFTGQYSDLQALYDTYRDRGLVVLAVPSDDFNQELASEEEVKDFCEVNYDLTLPMTGITNVRGPDAHPFYRSVAQEAGFTPAWNFNKILLSPEGEVVGTYGSPVKPMSSTITGEIEKLLARTGG; from the coding sequence ATGCGCTTTCTTCTTGGCTTTCTGGCCACGGTTTTCGCCCTTCCCGCGCTTGCGCTGGACCTGCAATCCACCTTCACCAATATCGACGGCGGCACGCACCGATTGTCGGACTGGCAGGGACAGCCGGTCCTGGTGGTGAACACCGCGTCGATGTGCGGGTTCACCGGGCAATATTCGGATCTGCAGGCGCTTTACGACACATATCGCGACCGGGGGCTGGTCGTTCTGGCGGTGCCGTCGGACGATTTCAACCAGGAGCTGGCGAGCGAGGAAGAGGTCAAGGATTTCTGCGAAGTGAACTATGACCTGACCCTGCCGATGACCGGCATCACGAACGTGCGTGGGCCCGATGCGCACCCATTCTATCGCTCGGTGGCGCAGGAGGCCGGGTTCACGCCAGCGTGGAACTTCAACAAGATCCTGCTGAGCCCCGAGGGCGAGGTGGTGGGCACCTATGGTTCGCCCGTCAAACCGATGTCGTCCACCATCACCGGCGAAATCGAGAAGCTGCTGGCCCGGACGGGCGGCTGA
- a CDS encoding GlxA family transcriptional regulator has protein sequence MRDTDQPPKRYVFLLIPGFSMLGFTCALESLSLANRHSSNRVYYEWRLLSADGAPARAWNGVTVTVDGALEELRREDTLVVCAGHAAAAGSTKDVLAWLRRETRKGITFGSLSSGAYTLALAGLIAGRRVSTHWEYVDALTEALPQVTVQDTIYSVDGRVFSCAGGASSMDLMLHLIGEDYGPKLVEYVAEQMVYTAPRDHSQSQRLSLPARVGRGNRRLTQAIEIMRGNIEDPLKLSELAALIGVSVRQLERLFMAFLNTSPSRYYLEIRLEKARNLLRQTEMSITDISVLCGFTSPTHFSRAYRKLYSIAPSKEADATTPVSRPSGPAASRFRR, from the coding sequence ATGCGCGACACCGACCAGCCTCCGAAACGCTATGTCTTTCTTCTGATCCCGGGCTTTTCGATGCTGGGCTTCACCTGCGCGCTGGAATCGCTCAGCCTCGCCAACCGCCATTCCAGCAACCGCGTCTATTACGAATGGCGGTTGCTCAGCGCCGATGGCGCACCGGCCCGGGCCTGGAACGGCGTGACCGTCACCGTCGACGGCGCATTGGAAGAGTTGCGCCGCGAGGATACGCTGGTGGTCTGTGCCGGTCACGCCGCCGCTGCGGGCAGCACCAAGGACGTTCTGGCCTGGCTACGGCGCGAGACGCGCAAGGGGATCACTTTCGGCTCTCTGTCCAGCGGGGCCTATACCCTTGCGCTCGCCGGCCTGATCGCCGGGCGCCGCGTCAGCACCCATTGGGAATATGTTGATGCGCTAACCGAGGCTTTGCCGCAGGTGACGGTGCAAGACACGATCTATTCGGTCGATGGCCGCGTGTTTTCCTGTGCTGGCGGTGCCTCTTCGATGGACCTGATGCTGCACCTCATCGGCGAAGACTACGGACCGAAGCTGGTGGAATACGTGGCCGAACAGATGGTCTATACCGCCCCGCGCGACCACAGCCAGTCTCAGCGCCTGTCGCTGCCCGCCCGCGTCGGGCGCGGCAACCGCCGCCTGACCCAGGCGATCGAGATCATGCGCGGCAATATCGAGGATCCGCTGAAACTCAGCGAGCTGGCGGCGTTGATTGGCGTTTCCGTACGCCAACTGGAACGGCTCTTCATGGCCTTTCTGAACACCTCGCCCAGCCGCTATTACCTCGAAATCCGGCTGGAAAAGGCTCGAAACCTGCTGCGCCAGACCGAGATGAGCATCACCGATATCAGCGTGCTCTGCGGCTTTACCAGCCCCACGCATTTCTCGCGTGCCTATCGCAAGCTTTACAGCATCGCCCCCAGCAAGGAGGCCGACGCGACCACCCCCGTCAGCCGCCCGTCCGGGCCAGCAGCTTCTCGATTTCGCCGGTGA
- the tdh gene encoding L-threonine 3-dehydrogenase — protein MKALVKAKPEPGLWMEHVPVPEPGPSDVLIKVKKSAICGTDVHIWKWDEFSAKTVPVPMVVGHEFVGEIVDMGRAAMKYRIGQRVSGEGHIVCGACRNCRAGRGHLCRNTKGVGVNRPGSFAEYLCIPESNVVPIPEDIPDEIAAIFDPFGNAVHTALSFDLVGEDVLVTGAGPIGIMGALVAQKVGARKTVITDINPYRLNLAREMGVQHVVDTSREQLRDVMDRIGMTEGFDVGLEMSGASAAMQQMISRMNNGGKVALLGIAPSEFPVDWNTVIFKMLHIKGIYGREMYETWYKMIALVQSGLDVSGLITHRIGIDDFEDGFAAMISGNSGKVVMDWGVA, from the coding sequence ATGAAAGCCCTCGTGAAGGCCAAGCCCGAACCGGGTTTGTGGATGGAGCATGTCCCGGTCCCCGAACCGGGGCCGAGCGACGTGCTGATCAAGGTGAAGAAGTCCGCCATTTGCGGCACCGACGTGCATATTTGGAAATGGGACGAATTCAGCGCCAAGACCGTGCCCGTGCCCATGGTCGTCGGCCACGAATTCGTCGGCGAGATCGTTGATATGGGCCGTGCCGCGATGAAATACCGGATCGGCCAGCGGGTCAGCGGCGAGGGGCATATCGTCTGCGGCGCCTGCCGGAACTGCCGCGCCGGGCGCGGGCACCTGTGCCGCAACACCAAGGGCGTCGGCGTCAACCGCCCCGGCAGCTTTGCCGAGTATCTGTGCATCCCGGAAAGCAACGTAGTCCCGATCCCCGAGGATATCCCCGACGAGATCGCCGCCATCTTCGACCCGTTCGGCAATGCCGTGCACACCGCCCTGTCCTTCGACCTGGTGGGCGAGGATGTGCTGGTCACCGGCGCCGGCCCCATCGGAATCATGGGCGCGCTGGTCGCGCAGAAGGTCGGCGCGCGCAAGACCGTGATCACCGACATCAACCCGTATCGCCTGAACCTCGCCCGAGAGATGGGCGTGCAGCACGTGGTCGATACCAGCCGCGAACAGCTGCGCGACGTGATGGACCGGATTGGCATGACCGAAGGCTTCGACGTGGGGCTGGAAATGTCCGGCGCGTCGGCGGCCATGCAGCAGATGATCTCGCGCATGAACAACGGCGGCAAGGTCGCCCTGCTGGGCATCGCCCCCAGCGAATTTCCGGTCGACTGGAACACGGTCATCTTCAAGATGCTGCATATCAAGGGCATCTACGGCCGTGAGATGTACGAGACCTGGTACAAGATGATCGCGCTGGTGCAGTCGGGGCTGGACGTCTCGGGCCTGATCACGCACCGGATCGGCATCGATGACTTCGAGGACGGCTTCGCGGCGATGATCTCGGGCAATTCCGGCAAGGTGGTGATGGACTGGGGCGTGGCCTGA